One part of the Arabidopsis thaliana chromosome 1 sequence genome encodes these proteins:
- a CDS encoding Protein kinase superfamily protein, producing MYYLPSSCLVLFLFFSLFYHLPCASSKQTLGWCESQFQCGNITAGFPFWGGNRPEVCGHPLLELHCLDNITSLTISDHLYHVLSINHTYNTLRVARTDFLQSICLSPFPFANATLPPEIFDILPTYKSVTLYRCYPVIPDLARYGCPAIGSVSVSDNLENPVSCEARFTVNIPTSFVPNEKRLNITSLVRDVRNGFEVRLRIDENSCQECSSSHKYCGFTGTLPLETKCRPLNLPTRLSSEAKIATIAGVSLLPFLVLTLVVHIIRKQKTSNDKGQQDLKEHIPKPRIKALIQLKQYSYEQVKRITNSFAEVVGRGGFGIVYRGTLSDGRMVAVKVLKDLKGFCSEGYKRAIIYEFMENGSLDKFISSKKSSTMDWRELYGIALGVARGLEYLHHGCRTRIVHFDIKPQNVLLDDNLSPKVSDFGLAKLCERKESILSLMDTRGTIGYIAPEVFSRVYGSVSHKSDVYSYGMLVLDIIGARNKTSTEDTTSSTSSMYFPEWIYKDLEKGDNGRLIVNRSEEDEIAKKMTLVGLWCIQPWPLDRPAMNRVVEMMEGNLDALEVPPRPVLQCSVVPHLDSSWISEENSISSEI from the exons ATGTACTATCTCCCCAGTTCTTGTTTGGtcttgttcctcttcttctctttattttacCATCTTCCTTGTGCTTCAAGTAAACAAACACTTGGATGGTGCGAATCTCAGTTTCAGTGTGGAAACATCACTGCCGGTTTTCCCTTCTGGGGAGGGAATCGTCCCGAAGTTTGCGGTCATCCATTGCTGGAGCTTCACTGCCTTGATAACATCACCTCTTTAACCATCTCAGACCATTTGTACCATGTTCTTAGTATAAATCATACATATAACACTCTAAGAGTTGCCAGAACAGACTTTTTACAGTCCATTTGCCTCTCTCCATTCCCATTCGCCAACGCGACTTTGCCACCAGAAATATTCGATATTTTGCCAACCTACAAGAGCGTCACACTCTACCGTTGCTACCCTGTTATTCCTGACCTTGCAAGGTACGGATGTCCTGCGATAGGTTCGGTCTCAGTGTCTGACAACCTTGAAAATCCTGTTAGCTGCGAAGCCCGTTTCACCGTGAACATTCCTACGAGTTTCGTTCCAAACGAGAAAAGGTTGAATATAACAAGTTTGGTAAGGGATGTAAGAAATGGATTTGAGGTGAGGTTGAGAATCGATGAAAATTCGTGTCAAGAATGTTCATCTTCTCATAAATATTGCGGCTTTACCGGAACCTTACCATTAGAAACTAAATGCCGGCCACTCAATCTACCAACTC GCTTGTCTTCTGAAGCGAAAATAG CTACAATAGCAGGTGTTTCTCTACTTCCATTCTTGGTCTTAACATTGGTTGTCCATATTATCCGAAAgcaaaaaacttcaaatgatAAGGGTCAACAAGACCTCAAGGAACATATtccaaaaccaagaatcaaAGCACTTATTCAACTGAAGCAATATAGCTACGAACAAGTGAAGAGAATTACAAACTCATTCGCAGAAGTGGTGGGGCGAGGCGGATTCGGAATTGTCTATAGGGGAACCCTTTCTGATGGCCGTATGGTTGCAGTGAAGGTTTTGAAAGACTTAAAAG GATTCTGCTCTGAAGGTTACAAGAGAGCAATTATTTACGAATTTATGGAAAACGGGTCTCTTGATAAGTTCATCTCAAGCAAGAAGTCATCAACTATGGACTGGAGGGAACTATATGGGATCGCGTTAGGCGTTGCTCGTGGTCTAGAGTACTTACACCATGGTTGCAGAACAAGGATTGTACATTTCGACATAAAACCACAGAATGTACTCTTAGATGACAATCTTTCCCCGAAAGTATCAGACTTTGGCCTTGCTAAGCTATGCGAGAGGAAAGAAAGTATCTTGTCACTAATGGACACAAGAGGAACGATAGGGTACATTGCACCTGAAGTGTTTTCGAGAGTGTACGGTAGCGTCTCCCACAAGTCAGATGTGTATAGCTATGGAATGTTGGTTCTTGATATAATAGGAGCTAGGAACAAAACATCAACCGAGGACACTACATCTAGCACAAGCTCAATGTACTTTCCCGAATGGATATATAAGGATCTTGAGAAGGGAGACAATGGAAGGCTTATCGTGAATAGAagcgaagaagatgagataGCAAAGAAGATGACGTTGGTAGGTTTGTGGTGTATTCAGCCTTGGCCATTAGATCGCCCGGCGATGAACAGAGTGGTAGAGATGATGGAAGGAAACCTGGATGCTCTTGAAGTGCCTCCTAGGCCTGTTTTGCAATGCTCTGTAGTGCCTCATCTCGATTCTTCCTGGATTTCAGAGGAAAATTCAATCTCCTCTGAGATATGA
- a CDS encoding Protein kinase superfamily protein, producing the protein MINFSLSLTKSMSYSFIWMLFVIHISCVLSADGNHILCSPSFTCGNQRGLLYPFWIAGRKECGHPDFELDCNAGVPELSISSVKFRILGADYDSGIITLARSDNIDDPCLPNSFTTSFNETVLPLASTTDLLTIYYDCNRNVSSFVSTFVKELDCPDDGTDDRRNYYLTRNLTFLPPSLKLEGNSFLLNDFGGSCSRNVSNPASRTALNTLESTPSTDNLKIALEDGFALEVNSDCRTCIDSKGACGFSQTSSRFVCYYRQEPQNPTRNKDTSLSTGAKAGIGAASFAMMGVILVVTCLNCLIRRQRKTLNDPRMRTSDDSRQQNLKALIPLKHYSYAQVTSITKSFAEVIGKGGFGTVYRGTLYDGRSVAVKVLKESQGNGEDFINEVASMSQTSHVNIVTLLGFCSEGYKRAIIYEFMENGSLDKFISSKKSSTMDWRELYGIALGVARGLEYLHHGCRTRIVHFDIKPQNVLLDDNLSPKVSDFGLAKLCERKESILSLMDTRGTIGYIAPEVFSRVYGRVSHKSDVYSYGMLVLDIIGARNKTSTEDTTSSTSSMYFPEWIYRDLEKAHNGKSIETAISNEEDEIAKKMTLVGLWCIQPWPLDRPAMNRVVEMMEGNLDALEVPPRPVLQQIPTATLQESSTFSEDISAYTEICSINVA; encoded by the exons ATGAtcaatttttctctttctctgacCAAATCTATGTCCTATAGCTTCATATGGATGCTCTTTGTGATCCATATATCTTGTGTTTTATCAGCCGATGGGAATCACATACTCTGCAGTCCCTCGTTTACTTGTGGTAATCAGAGAGGTCTCTTGTACCCTTTCTGGATTGCTGGCAGAAAAGAATGCGGTCACCCTGACTTCGAGCTTGACTGTAACGCAGGAGTCCCAGAGCTTAGCATTTCTTCTGTCAAATTTAGAATCCTAGGTGCGGATTATGACTCTGGTATCATAACACTCGCCAGATCCGATAATATCGACGATCCGTGTCTCCCAAATTCCTTCACTACGTCATTCAACGAAACCGTCCTTCCACTTGCTTCTACCACCGACCTGCTAACCATTTATTACGACTGCAACCGAAACGTTTCATCGTttgtttctacttttgttAAAGAGCTTGATTGTCCAGATGATGGGACTGATGATAGAAGAAATTATTATCTGACGAGAAACCTCACGTTCCTTCCGCCGTCCCTTAAACTTGAAGGGAATAGTTTCCTTTTAAACGACTTTGGGGGATCTTGCAGTAGAAACGTCAGTAATCCCGCTTCTAGAACCGCGCTGAACACACTGGAGAGTACTCCAAGTACAGATAATCTAAAGATTGCACTTGAAGATGGTTTCGCGCTTGAAGTTAACTCAGATTGCCGGACGTGCATAGACTCTAAGGGTGCTTGTGGATTTAGTCAAACCTCAAGTAGATTCGTCTGCTATTATAGGCAAGAGCCACAAAACCCTACTAGAAACAAGG ATACAAGCCTCTCTACTGGAGCAAAAGCAG GCATTGGGGCTGCTTCCTTTGCAATGATGGGCGTAATTCTTGTAGTCACATGTTTGAACTGTCTCATCAGACGGCAAAGAAAGACATTGAATGATCCAAGAATGAGGACATCAGATGATTCAAGACAACAGAATCTAAAGGCCCTTATTCCACTGAAACACTATAGCTACGCGCAAGTAACGAGTATAACGAAGTCATTCGCCGAAGTGATTGGAAAAGGCGGATTTGGAACTGTTTATAGAGGAACACTTTATGACGGTCGTAGTGTTGCTGTGAAAGTCTTAAAAGAGTCGCAGGGTAATGGTGAAGACTTCATCAATGAAGTTGCAAGCATGAGCCAAACTTCGCATGTCAACATTGTTACCCTCCTAGGATTCTGCTCTGAAGGTTACAAGAGAGCAATTATTTACGAATTTATGGAAAACGGGTCTCTTGATAAGTTCATCTCAAGCAAGAAGTCATCAACTATGGACTGGAGGGAACTATATGGGATCGCGTTAGGCGTTGCTCGTGGTCTAGAGTACTTACACCATGGTTGCAGAACAAGGATTGTACATTTCGACATAAAACCACAGAATGTACTCTTAGATGACAATCTTTCCCCGAAAGTTTCAGACTTTGGCCTTGCTAAGCTATGCGAGAGGAAAGAAAGTATCTTGTCACTAATGGACACAAGAGGAACGATAGGGTACATTGCACCCGAAGTGTTTTCAAGAGTGTACGGTAGAGTCTCCCACAAGTCAGATGTGTATAGCTATGGAATGTTGGTTCTTGATATAATAGGAGCTAGGAACAAAACATCAACCGAGGACACTACATCAAGCACAAGCTCAATGTACTTTCCCGAATGGATATATAGGGATCTTGAAAAGGCACACAATGGAAAGAGTATCGAGACTGCAATCAGtaacgaagaagatgagataGCAAAGAAGATGACGTTGGTAGGTTTGTGGTGTATTCAGCCTTGGCCATTAGATCGCCCAGCAATGAATAGAGTCGTAGAGATGATGGAAGGAAACCTGGATGCTCTTGAAGTCCCTCCTAGGCCTGTTTTGCAGCAAATCCCCACAGCAACTCTTCAAGAATCTTCTACTTTTTCAGAGGATATCTCGGCATACACAGAAATATGCTCCATAAATGTTgcataa
- a CDS encoding 50S ribosomal-like protein (FUNCTIONS IN: molecular_function unknown; INVOLVED IN: biological_process unknown; LOCATED IN: chloroplast; EXPRESSED IN: 22 plant structures; EXPRESSED DURING: 13 growth stages; BEST Arabidopsis thaliana protein match is: 50S ribosomal protein-related (TAIR:AT5G16200.1); Has 36 Blast hits to 36 proteins in 7 species: Archae - 0; Bacteria - 0; Metazoa - 0; Fungi - 0; Plants - 36; Viruses - 0; Other Eukaryotes - 0 (source: NCBI BLink).) — protein MSLQKFKLLATHCSTVAESPTRSPVIHLRRRKTLRLLLTRSSDRWRLPEIQNNVDESKKTDKRGKIRSSRKLGDLFVSSPPFEESGGGGGGDKGTKMEVEMERDVPVNGVSNNAGFGEEITARRVGFNGSVRPMSSVTLRCRLLRRSWRPVLVTIPEQ, from the coding sequence atgtCTCTGCAAAAGTTTAAGCTTCTCGCAACTCATTGCAGCACCGTCGCAGAGAGTCCGACACGTAGTCCAGTCATCCACCTCCGCCGTCGTAAAACGCTGCGTTTGTTACTCACTCGATCATCAGACCGATGGAGATTACCGGAGATCCAAAACAACGTAGATGAATCGAAGAAAACGGATAAGAGAGGTAAGATCCGATCTAGCCGGAAGCTTGGAGATCTTTTTGTTTCGTCGCCACCGTTTGAGGAAAGTGGCGGTGGCGGCGGCGGAGATAAGGGGACGAAGATGGAGGTGGAGATGGAGAGGGATGTACCGGTTAACGGCGTTAGTAATAACGCAGGTTTTGGAGAAGAGATAACGGCTCGGCGTGTGGGCTTTAACGGGTCTGTTAGGCCCATGTCATCTGTTACACTTCGATGTAGATTACTTAGACGATCTTGGCGTCCTGTACTTGTAACTATTCCTGAACAATAA
- a CDS encoding Protein kinase superfamily protein (Protein kinase superfamily protein; FUNCTIONS IN: protein serine/threonine kinase activity, protein kinase activity, kinase activity, ATP binding; INVOLVED IN: protein amino acid phosphorylation; LOCATED IN: endomembrane system; CONTAINS InterPro DOMAIN/s: Protein kinase, ATP binding site (InterPro:IPR017441), Serine/threonine-protein kinase domain (InterPro:IPR002290), Serine-threonine/tyrosine-protein kinase (InterPro:IPR001245), Serine/threonine-protein kinase, active site (InterPro:IPR008271), Protein kinase-like domain (InterPro:IPR011009), Protein kinase, catalytic domain (InterPro:IPR000719), Tyrosine-protein kinase, catalytic domain (InterPro:IPR020635); BEST Arabidopsis thaliana protein match is: Protein kinase superfamily protein (TAIR:AT1G66910.1).), protein MYYLPSSCLVLFLFFSLFYHLPCASSKQTLGWCESQFQCGNITAGFPFWGGNRPEVCGHPLLELHCLDNITSLTISDHLYHVLSINHTYNTLRVARTDFLQSICLSPFPFANATLPPEIFDILPTYKSVTLYRCYPVIPDLARYGCPAIGSVSVSDNLENPVSCEARFTVNIPTSFVPNEKRLNITSLVRDVRNGFEVRLRIDENSCQECSSSHKYCGFTGTLPLETKCRPLNLPTRLSSEAKIATIAGVSLLPFLVLTLVVHIIRKQKTSNDKGQQDLKEHIPKPRIKALIQLKQYSYEQVKRITNSFAEVVGRGGFGIVYRGTLSDGRMVAVKVLKDLKGNNGEDFINEVASMSQTSHVNIVTLLGFCSEGYKRAIIYEFMENGSLDKFISSKKSSTMDWRELYGIALGVARGLEYLHHGCRTRIVHFDIKPQNVLLDDNLSPKVSDFGLAKLCERKESILSLMDTRGTIGYIAPEVFSRVYGSVSHKSDVYSYGMLVLDIIGARNKTSTEDTTSSTSSMYFPEWIYKDLEKGDNGRLIVNRSEEDEIAKKMTLVGLWCIQPWPLDRPAMNRVVEMMEGNLDALEVPPRPVLQCSVVPHLDSSWISEENSISSEI, encoded by the exons ATGTACTATCTCCCCAGTTCTTGTTTGGtcttgttcctcttcttctctttattttacCATCTTCCTTGTGCTTCAAGTAAACAAACACTTGGATGGTGCGAATCTCAGTTTCAGTGTGGAAACATCACTGCCGGTTTTCCCTTCTGGGGAGGGAATCGTCCCGAAGTTTGCGGTCATCCATTGCTGGAGCTTCACTGCCTTGATAACATCACCTCTTTAACCATCTCAGACCATTTGTACCATGTTCTTAGTATAAATCATACATATAACACTCTAAGAGTTGCCAGAACAGACTTTTTACAGTCCATTTGCCTCTCTCCATTCCCATTCGCCAACGCGACTTTGCCACCAGAAATATTCGATATTTTGCCAACCTACAAGAGCGTCACACTCTACCGTTGCTACCCTGTTATTCCTGACCTTGCAAGGTACGGATGTCCTGCGATAGGTTCGGTCTCAGTGTCTGACAACCTTGAAAATCCTGTTAGCTGCGAAGCCCGTTTCACCGTGAACATTCCTACGAGTTTCGTTCCAAACGAGAAAAGGTTGAATATAACAAGTTTGGTAAGGGATGTAAGAAATGGATTTGAGGTGAGGTTGAGAATCGATGAAAATTCGTGTCAAGAATGTTCATCTTCTCATAAATATTGCGGCTTTACCGGAACCTTACCATTAGAAACTAAATGCCGGCCACTCAATCTACCAACTC GCTTGTCTTCTGAAGCGAAAATAG CTACAATAGCAGGTGTTTCTCTACTTCCATTCTTGGTCTTAACATTGGTTGTCCATATTATCCGAAAgcaaaaaacttcaaatgatAAGGGTCAACAAGACCTCAAGGAACATATtccaaaaccaagaatcaaAGCACTTATTCAACTGAAGCAATATAGCTACGAACAAGTGAAGAGAATTACAAACTCATTCGCAGAAGTGGTGGGGCGAGGCGGATTCGGAATTGTCTATAGGGGAACCCTTTCTGATGGCCGTATGGTTGCAGTGAAGGTTTTGAAAGACTTAAAAGGTAATAATGGTGAAGACTTTATCAATGAAGTTGCAAGCATGAGCCAAACTTCACATGTCAACATTGTTACCCTCCTAGGATTCTGCTCTGAAGGTTACAAGAGAGCAATTATTTACGAATTTATGGAAAACGGGTCTCTTGATAAGTTCATCTCAAGCAAGAAGTCATCAACTATGGACTGGAGGGAACTATATGGGATCGCGTTAGGCGTTGCTCGTGGTCTAGAGTACTTACACCATGGTTGCAGAACAAGGATTGTACATTTCGACATAAAACCACAGAATGTACTCTTAGATGACAATCTTTCCCCGAAAGTATCAGACTTTGGCCTTGCTAAGCTATGCGAGAGGAAAGAAAGTATCTTGTCACTAATGGACACAAGAGGAACGATAGGGTACATTGCACCTGAAGTGTTTTCGAGAGTGTACGGTAGCGTCTCCCACAAGTCAGATGTGTATAGCTATGGAATGTTGGTTCTTGATATAATAGGAGCTAGGAACAAAACATCAACCGAGGACACTACATCTAGCACAAGCTCAATGTACTTTCCCGAATGGATATATAAGGATCTTGAGAAGGGAGACAATGGAAGGCTTATCGTGAATAGAagcgaagaagatgagataGCAAAGAAGATGACGTTGGTAGGTTTGTGGTGTATTCAGCCTTGGCCATTAGATCGCCCGGCGATGAACAGAGTGGTAGAGATGATGGAAGGAAACCTGGATGCTCTTGAAGTGCCTCCTAGGCCTGTTTTGCAATGCTCTGTAGTGCCTCATCTCGATTCTTCCTGGATTTCAGAGGAAAATTCAATCTCCTCTGAGATATGA
- a CDS encoding alpha/beta-Hydrolases superfamily protein (alpha/beta-Hydrolases superfamily protein; CONTAINS InterPro DOMAIN/s: Protein of unknown function DUF818 (InterPro:IPR008536); BEST Arabidopsis thaliana protein match is: alpha/beta-Hydrolases superfamily protein (TAIR:AT5G38220.3); Has 3645 Blast hits to 3636 proteins in 755 species: Archae - 4; Bacteria - 1186; Metazoa - 604; Fungi - 183; Plants - 290; Viruses - 6; Other Eukaryotes - 1372 (source: NCBI BLink).) has product MGGVTSSIAAKFAFFPPTPPSYEVIADDSCGGRLYIPEIPRRDDVDILKLRTRCGNEIVAVYVKHSKANGTLLYSHGNAADLGQMFELFVELSNRLRVNLMGYDYSGYGQSTGQASECNTYADIEASYKCLKEKYGVKDDQLIVYGQSVGSGPTVDLASRTPNLRGVVLQCPILSGMRVLYPVKCTYWFDIYKNIDKIGSVTCPVLVIHGTADEVVDWSHGKRLWELSKEKYEPLWISGGGHCDLELYPDFIRHLKKFVVSLGNKQAEQAPT; this is encoded by the exons ATGGGAGGTGTTACATCATCGATCGCTGCTAAATTTGCTTTCTTTCCACCAACGCCACCGTCGTATGAGGTTATAGCCGACGATAGCTGCGGTGGACGTTTATACATACCGGAGATTCCTCGCCGTGATGATGTTGATATATTGAAGCTTCGTACTCGTTGTGGTAATGAGATCGTTGCTGTTTATGTGAAACATTCAAAAGCTAATGGCACGCTTTTGTATTCTCATGGTAACGCTGCTGATTTGGGTCAAATGTTTGAGCTTTTCGTTGAGCTTAGCAATCGCCTTCGCGTCAATCTTATGGG gTATGATTACTCTGGTTATGGTCAGTCTACTGGACAG GCTAGCGAGTGTAATACATATGCTGATATAGAGGCATCATATAAATGCCTCAAGGAAAAGTACGGTGTAAAAGACGATCAACTGATAGTATATGGTCAATCTGTTGGTAGTGGACCTACGGTTGATCTAGCTTCACGCACACCTAACTTAAGAGGCGTGGTTTTACAGTGTCCTATCCTGTCTGGGATGAGGGTTTTGTATCCTGTGAAATGTACATATTGGTTTGACATTTACAAG AATATTGACAAGATCGGCTCAGTTACCTGTCCTGTATTAGTAATCCAT GGTACTGCGGATGAAGTAGTTGATTGGTCTCACGGAAAACGGCTCTGGGAACTCAGCAAAGAGAAGTATGAACCTTTGTGGATAAGTGGAGGTGGACACTGTGACCTTGAACTCTATCCAGATTTCATCAGACATCTGAAGAAATTTGTTGTATCACTTGGCAACAAACAAGCAGAGCAAGCTCCCACATAG
- a CDS encoding Protein kinase superfamily protein (Protein kinase superfamily protein; FUNCTIONS IN: kinase activity; INVOLVED IN: protein amino acid phosphorylation; LOCATED IN: endomembrane system; CONTAINS InterPro DOMAIN/s: Protein kinase, ATP binding site (InterPro:IPR017441), Serine/threonine-protein kinase domain (InterPro:IPR002290), Serine-threonine/tyrosine-protein kinase (InterPro:IPR001245), Serine/threonine-protein kinase, active site (InterPro:IPR008271), Protein kinase-like domain (InterPro:IPR011009), Protein kinase, catalytic domain (InterPro:IPR000719), Tyrosine-protein kinase, catalytic domain (InterPro:IPR020635); BEST Arabidopsis thaliana protein match is: Protein kinase superfamily protein (TAIR:AT1G66930.1); Has 113951 Blast hits to 112305 proteins in 4393 species: Archae - 178; Bacteria - 12361; Metazoa - 42729; Fungi - 9627; Plants - 32494; Viruses - 324; Other Eukaryotes - 16238 (source: NCBI BLink).), with product MINFSLSLTKSMSYSFIWMLFVIHISCVLSADGNHILCSPSFTCGNQRGLLYPFWIAGRKECGHPDFELDCNAGVPELSISSVKFRILGADYDSGIITLARSDNIDDPCLPNSFTTSFNETVLPLASTTDLLTIYYDCNRNVSSFVSTFVKELDCPDDGTDDRRNYYLTRNLTFLPPSLKLEGNSFLLNDFGGSCSRNVSNPASRTALNTLESTPSTDNLKIALEDGFALEVNSDCRTCIDSKGACGFSQTSSRFVCYYRQEPQNPTRNKVILKLFFIVIYVLGIGAASFAMMGVILVVTCLNCLIRRQRKTLNDPRMRTSDDSRQQNLKALIPLKHYSYAQVTSITKSFAEVIGKGGFGTVYRGTLYDGRSVAVKVLKESQGNGEDFINEVASMSQTSHVNIVTLLGFCSEGYKRAIIYEFMENGSLDKFISSKKSSTMDWRELYGIALGVARGLEYLHHGCRTRIVHFDIKPQNVLLDDNLSPKVSDFGLAKLCERKESILSLMDTRGTIGYIAPEVFSRVYGRVSHKSDVYSYGMLVLDIIGARNKTSTEDTTSSTSSMYFPEWIYRDLEKAHNGKSIETAISNEEDEIAKKMTLVGLWCIQPWPLDRPAMNRVVEMMEGNLDALEVPPRPVLQQIPTATLQESSTFSEDISAYTEICSINVA from the exons ATGAtcaatttttctctttctctgacCAAATCTATGTCCTATAGCTTCATATGGATGCTCTTTGTGATCCATATATCTTGTGTTTTATCAGCCGATGGGAATCACATACTCTGCAGTCCCTCGTTTACTTGTGGTAATCAGAGAGGTCTCTTGTACCCTTTCTGGATTGCTGGCAGAAAAGAATGCGGTCACCCTGACTTCGAGCTTGACTGTAACGCAGGAGTCCCAGAGCTTAGCATTTCTTCTGTCAAATTTAGAATCCTAGGTGCGGATTATGACTCTGGTATCATAACACTCGCCAGATCCGATAATATCGACGATCCGTGTCTCCCAAATTCCTTCACTACGTCATTCAACGAAACCGTCCTTCCACTTGCTTCTACCACCGACCTGCTAACCATTTATTACGACTGCAACCGAAACGTTTCATCGTttgtttctacttttgttAAAGAGCTTGATTGTCCAGATGATGGGACTGATGATAGAAGAAATTATTATCTGACGAGAAACCTCACGTTCCTTCCGCCGTCCCTTAAACTTGAAGGGAATAGTTTCCTTTTAAACGACTTTGGGGGATCTTGCAGTAGAAACGTCAGTAATCCCGCTTCTAGAACCGCGCTGAACACACTGGAGAGTACTCCAAGTACAGATAATCTAAAGATTGCACTTGAAGATGGTTTCGCGCTTGAAGTTAACTCAGATTGCCGGACGTGCATAGACTCTAAGGGTGCTTGTGGATTTAGTCAAACCTCAAGTAGATTCGTCTGCTATTATAGGCAAGAGCCACAAAACCCTACTAGAAACAAGG TAatattaaaactattttttatcGTTATTTATGTCTTAGGCATTGGGGCTGCTTCCTTTGCAATGATGGGCGTAATTCTTGTAGTCACATGTTTGAACTGTCTCATCAGACGGCAAAGAAAGACATTGAATGATCCAAGAATGAGGACATCAGATGATTCAAGACAACAGAATCTAAAGGCCCTTATTCCACTGAAACACTATAGCTACGCGCAAGTAACGAGTATAACGAAGTCATTCGCCGAAGTGATTGGAAAAGGCGGATTTGGAACTGTTTATAGAGGAACACTTTATGACGGTCGTAGTGTTGCTGTGAAAGTCTTAAAAGAGTCGCAGGGTAATGGTGAAGACTTCATCAATGAAGTTGCAAGCATGAGCCAAACTTCGCATGTCAACATTGTTACCCTCCTAGGATTCTGCTCTGAAGGTTACAAGAGAGCAATTATTTACGAATTTATGGAAAACGGGTCTCTTGATAAGTTCATCTCAAGCAAGAAGTCATCAACTATGGACTGGAGGGAACTATATGGGATCGCGTTAGGCGTTGCTCGTGGTCTAGAGTACTTACACCATGGTTGCAGAACAAGGATTGTACATTTCGACATAAAACCACAGAATGTACTCTTAGATGACAATCTTTCCCCGAAAGTTTCAGACTTTGGCCTTGCTAAGCTATGCGAGAGGAAAGAAAGTATCTTGTCACTAATGGACACAAGAGGAACGATAGGGTACATTGCACCCGAAGTGTTTTCAAGAGTGTACGGTAGAGTCTCCCACAAGTCAGATGTGTATAGCTATGGAATGTTGGTTCTTGATATAATAGGAGCTAGGAACAAAACATCAACCGAGGACACTACATCAAGCACAAGCTCAATGTACTTTCCCGAATGGATATATAGGGATCTTGAAAAGGCACACAATGGAAAGAGTATCGAGACTGCAATCAGtaacgaagaagatgagataGCAAAGAAGATGACGTTGGTAGGTTTGTGGTGTATTCAGCCTTGGCCATTAGATCGCCCAGCAATGAATAGAGTCGTAGAGATGATGGAAGGAAACCTGGATGCTCTTGAAGTCCCTCCTAGGCCTGTTTTGCAGCAAATCCCCACAGCAACTCTTCAAGAATCTTCTACTTTTTCAGAGGATATCTCGGCATACACAGAAATATGCTCCATAAATGTTgcataa